The following are from one region of the Halodesulfurarchaeum sp. HSR-GB genome:
- the acs gene encoding acetate--CoA ligase, translating into MPEDETDGAIEARLAEQEYFRPPTRFVGQANETDPAVYDRFEENYPEAYAEWADLLEWNSRWDTVLDDSNPPFYEWFKGGTLNASVNAVDRHLPERKDQTALLWEGEPGDTERIAYQDLYRRVNEMAAVYQEVGVREDDIVTLHLPMVPALPISMLSAARIGAPHSAVFGGFSAQALADRIDDADSDVVVTIDGYYRRGEFLDHKAKADEALELAETDVETVLLFKREDELHPDVEITSEDPYVLVDEVLEQKQGARVDPVERDAEDPLFLMYTSGTTGQPKGTQHRTGGYLAHATATSKYVLDIEPEDTYWCSADIGWITGHSYIVYGPLSLGTTSVMYEGAPDAPDKGRIWEIAEKYDVDIFHTSPTAVRMFMEWGEEIPAQYDFDFRHMTTVGEPIQPEAWLWYYEHIGGGDAVIVDTWWQTETGGHLITNLPALKDMKPGSAGHPVPGVKPAVYDDQGHPIEKGSARAGNLVIERPWPGMLQTVYGNDERFIDEYWREFSETDSDDPADWVYKAGDGAVQADDGYFRILGRLDDVMNVAGHRLGTMELESAVAEVEAVANAAVAGREDPQKGTVPDVYVTLRDGYEESEEVRAEIVASIEDQIGKFARPANVWLVEELPQTRSGKIMRRLLEDISNDEELGNTTTLRDPSVPERIREHIDH; encoded by the coding sequence ATGCCCGAAGACGAAACCGACGGCGCAATCGAAGCCCGTCTCGCCGAACAGGAGTACTTCCGGCCGCCGACCCGCTTTGTCGGCCAGGCAAACGAGACCGACCCCGCGGTCTATGACCGCTTCGAGGAGAATTACCCCGAGGCCTACGCCGAGTGGGCCGACCTGCTGGAGTGGAACTCGCGCTGGGACACGGTCCTCGATGACTCGAATCCCCCCTTCTACGAGTGGTTCAAAGGCGGGACGCTCAACGCCTCGGTCAACGCGGTCGACCGACACCTCCCCGAGCGAAAGGACCAGACGGCCCTGCTCTGGGAGGGTGAGCCCGGCGACACCGAACGCATCGCCTATCAGGACCTCTATCGCCGCGTCAACGAGATGGCGGCGGTCTATCAGGAGGTCGGCGTCCGCGAGGACGACATCGTCACGCTGCACCTGCCGATGGTCCCGGCCCTGCCGATCTCGATGCTCTCGGCGGCCCGCATCGGGGCCCCACACTCCGCGGTCTTCGGCGGGTTCTCCGCGCAGGCCCTGGCGGACCGGATCGACGACGCCGACTCGGACGTGGTCGTCACGATCGACGGCTACTACCGCCGCGGGGAGTTCCTCGATCACAAGGCCAAAGCCGACGAGGCCCTCGAACTCGCGGAGACCGACGTCGAGACGGTCCTGCTCTTCAAGCGCGAGGACGAACTCCACCCCGACGTCGAGATCACGAGCGAGGATCCCTACGTCCTGGTCGATGAAGTGCTGGAGCAAAAACAGGGCGCACGCGTGGATCCGGTCGAGCGGGACGCCGAGGACCCCCTGTTCCTGATGTACACCTCGGGGACGACCGGCCAGCCCAAGGGGACACAGCACCGGACCGGCGGCTATCTGGCTCATGCCACCGCGACCTCGAAGTACGTCCTCGACATCGAACCCGAGGACACCTACTGGTGTTCGGCCGACATCGGGTGGATCACCGGGCACTCCTATATCGTCTACGGGCCGCTCTCGCTGGGAACGACCAGCGTGATGTACGAGGGCGCACCGGACGCCCCGGACAAGGGCCGGATCTGGGAGATAGCCGAGAAGTACGACGTGGACATCTTCCACACCTCGCCCACCGCCGTGCGGATGTTCATGGAGTGGGGCGAGGAGATCCCCGCGCAGTATGACTTTGACTTCCGGCATATGACCACGGTCGGGGAACCGATCCAGCCCGAGGCCTGGCTCTGGTACTACGAGCACATCGGCGGCGGGGACGCGGTCATCGTGGACACCTGGTGGCAGACCGAGACCGGCGGCCACCTCATCACGAACCTGCCCGCGCTCAAGGACATGAAACCCGGCTCGGCCGGCCATCCGGTACCGGGTGTCAAGCCCGCGGTCTACGACGACCAGGGCCACCCGATCGAGAAGGGCTCGGCGCGGGCCGGCAACCTCGTCATCGAGCGGCCCTGGCCGGGCATGCTCCAGACGGTCTATGGCAACGACGAGCGGTTCATCGACGAGTACTGGCGGGAGTTCTCCGAGACGGACAGTGATGACCCCGCGGACTGGGTCTACAAGGCCGGGGACGGGGCCGTGCAGGCCGACGACGGGTACTTCCGTATCCTCGGGCGGCTGGACGACGTGATGAACGTCGCCGGCCACCGGCTCGGGACGATGGAGCTAGAGAGTGCAGTCGCGGAGGTCGAGGCCGTGGCCAACGCCGCGGTCGCGGGCCGTGAGGACCCACAGAAGGGCACGGTTCCGGACGTGTATGTCACCCTGCGGGACGGCTACGAGGAGAGCGAGGAGGTGCGTGCGGAGATCGTCGCTTCGATCGAGGACCAGATCGGGAAGTTCGCCCGCCCGGCCAACGTCTGGCTGGTCGAGGAACTCCCACAGACCCGCTCCGGAAAGATCATGCGACGGCTCCTGGAGGACATCTCGAACGACGAGGAACTGGGCAACACGACGACGCTGCGGGACCCGAGTGTCCCCGAACGGATTCGGGAACACATCGACCACTGA
- a CDS encoding TIGR01548 family HAD-type hydrolase, protein MQVDAVVLDIDGVLVDVSNSYRRAIVRSVELLVGETIPRTAVQSFKDAGGFNNDWVLSDAVALFVLARDRGLDQNVTQFTEHVAEQGGGLDGAKAVVRDALGGEATAVFGAWDPDRLRDVFQQLYLGPSGYRDLEGGEPDLYTGSTGDLDLPPAGFMADEPILIEPATIESLTADFEIGVVTGRPRAEAHLALDRVGLSVPADRLYAMEDWSGKPDPTALIQVAERTGAETLAFAGDTRDDVRTAVNATERDRRREYYGIGVLTGGLAGASGRAAFESVGAAAVVETVNELPAILESV, encoded by the coding sequence ATGCAGGTCGACGCGGTCGTCCTCGACATCGACGGGGTCCTCGTGGACGTCTCGAACTCGTATCGACGGGCCATCGTCCGGAGTGTCGAACTCCTGGTGGGCGAGACGATTCCCCGGACCGCAGTCCAATCGTTCAAAGACGCCGGCGGGTTCAACAACGACTGGGTCCTCTCGGACGCCGTCGCGCTGTTCGTGCTGGCCCGGGATCGGGGCCTCGACCAGAACGTGACGCAATTCACCGAGCACGTCGCCGAGCAGGGCGGCGGCCTGGACGGCGCGAAGGCCGTCGTTCGTGACGCGCTCGGCGGCGAAGCGACCGCGGTGTTCGGGGCGTGGGACCCGGATCGGCTCCGGGACGTGTTCCAGCAGCTGTATCTCGGGCCGTCGGGGTACCGTGACCTGGAAGGGGGCGAGCCGGACCTGTATACTGGATCGACGGGCGACCTGGACCTGCCCCCAGCAGGTTTCATGGCGGACGAGCCGATTCTGATCGAACCGGCGACGATCGAGTCCCTGACAGCGGACTTCGAGATCGGAGTCGTGACGGGACGCCCCCGGGCCGAGGCCCACCTGGCCCTCGACCGAGTCGGGCTCTCGGTGCCCGCCGATCGGCTCTACGCGATGGAGGACTGGTCGGGCAAACCCGACCCCACGGCCCTGATCCAGGTCGCCGAACGGACGGGTGCCGAAACACTCGCCTTCGCCGGGGACACCCGGGACGACGTGCGAACGGCCGTGAACGCGACCGAGCGCGATCGGCGACGCGAGTACTACGGAATCGGCGTGCTCACGGGCGGGCTCGCAGGTGCGAGTGGGCGAGCAGCCTTCGAGTCGGTCGGGGCCGCGGCGGTGGTGGAGACGGTCAACGAGTTGCCGGCGATCCTGGAATCGGTCTGA
- a CDS encoding ribosome biogenesis/translation initiation ATPase RLI — MASDSIATVDLERCQPDRCNYECIDYCPPNRTGKDCILARSEHYDEDEPFEGEPDQVWISEEICLGETCGICVGKCPFDAIEILNLPQELDEEPTHRYGDNAFALYGLPMPESGTVTGLLGPNGIGKSTAVKALAGEITPNLGRIGDPPDWEAVIDEYRGTALQDYLVAVRDGDVTVSRKPQYIDRIPDQFSGTARELLAATDERGELESIADRLSVTPVLDQEIESLSGGELQRVAIAAALLRDADFYFLDEITPYLDITQRIAVARLVRELAEEEDRAVLVVEHDLAVLDLLADNLHVAYGEPSVFGVITPPKPVRNGINEYLDGYLENENMRVRPEAIEFESHAPRPVSNADVLVEYPDLEKSYGDGEFSLSVDGGVVHQNEVLGIVGPNGIGKSTFAKLLAGRLEPDSGSVDLDLDIAYKPQYVEANQHIPVETFLRDISSDVGSSYWQTEIGDPLSLGDIMDQLLVDLSGGERQRVAIAATLSRDADLYLLDEPSAHLDVEQRVLATRAIRRYAENHETTVMVIDHDIYVIDLLADRLLVFDGEPAERGHASPAMNMREGMNTFLENLSVTFRRDERMGRPRINKPGSQLDRQQRRDGEYYYTG; from the coding sequence ATGGCGAGTGACAGTATCGCCACCGTCGACCTCGAGCGGTGTCAACCCGACCGGTGTAACTACGAGTGTATCGATTACTGCCCCCCAAATCGCACCGGCAAGGACTGTATCCTGGCCCGTTCGGAGCACTACGACGAGGACGAGCCCTTCGAGGGCGAACCCGACCAGGTCTGGATCTCCGAGGAGATCTGTCTGGGCGAGACCTGTGGGATCTGCGTAGGGAAGTGCCCCTTCGACGCGATCGAGATCCTCAACCTGCCACAGGAACTCGACGAGGAGCCGACCCACCGTTACGGGGACAACGCCTTTGCCCTGTACGGGCTGCCGATGCCCGAGAGCGGCACGGTAACCGGGCTGCTGGGCCCGAACGGGATCGGGAAGTCCACCGCGGTCAAGGCCCTGGCCGGCGAGATCACGCCCAACCTGGGCCGGATCGGCGACCCGCCGGACTGGGAGGCCGTGATCGACGAGTACCGGGGGACGGCCCTCCAGGATTACCTCGTCGCCGTCCGGGATGGCGACGTGACGGTCTCGCGCAAGCCCCAGTACATCGACCGCATCCCCGATCAGTTCTCGGGGACCGCCCGGGAGCTGCTCGCAGCGACCGACGAACGGGGCGAACTGGAATCGATCGCCGACCGGCTCTCGGTCACCCCGGTCCTCGACCAGGAGATCGAAAGTCTCTCCGGCGGCGAACTCCAGCGCGTGGCCATCGCAGCCGCGCTGTTGCGCGATGCCGATTTCTACTTCCTCGACGAGATCACCCCGTACCTCGACATCACCCAGCGGATCGCCGTGGCCCGGCTGGTCCGGGAACTCGCCGAGGAGGAAGATCGGGCGGTCCTGGTGGTCGAACACGACCTGGCCGTCCTGGATCTCTTAGCAGACAACCTCCACGTGGCCTACGGTGAACCGTCGGTCTTCGGGGTCATCACGCCCCCCAAACCGGTTCGCAACGGCATCAACGAGTACCTCGACGGCTATCTGGAGAACGAGAACATGCGGGTCCGGCCGGAGGCCATCGAGTTCGAGTCCCACGCCCCGCGACCGGTCTCGAACGCCGACGTGCTCGTGGAGTACCCGGACCTGGAGAAGTCCTACGGCGACGGGGAGTTCTCCCTCTCGGTCGATGGCGGGGTCGTCCACCAGAACGAGGTGCTTGGCATCGTCGGCCCGAACGGCATCGGGAAGTCGACCTTCGCGAAGCTACTCGCGGGCCGACTCGAACCCGACTCCGGGAGCGTGGATCTGGATCTGGACATCGCGTACAAGCCCCAGTACGTCGAGGCCAACCAGCACATTCCCGTCGAGACGTTCCTCCGGGACATCTCCTCGGACGTGGGCAGCTCCTACTGGCAGACCGAGATCGGCGACCCGCTCAGTCTCGGGGATATCATGGATCAACTACTCGTCGATCTCTCCGGCGGGGAGCGCCAGCGGGTCGCCATCGCGGCCACGCTCTCCCGGGACGCCGACCTCTACCTGCTCGACGAGCCCTCCGCGCACCTCGACGTCGAACAGCGAGTGCTCGCGACCAGGGCGATCCGCCGCTACGCGGAGAACCACGAGACGACGGTCATGGTCATCGACCACGACATCTACGTGATCGACCTGCTCGCGGATCGGCTGCTCGTCTTCGACGGCGAGCCCGCCGAACGGGGGCACGCCAGCCCGGCGATGAACATGCGCGAGGGGATGAACACGTTCCTCGAAAACCTCTCGGTCACCTTCCGTCGCGACGAGCGGATGGGCCGGCCGCGGATCAACAAGCCGGGCAGTCAACTCGACCGGCAGCAGCGCCGGGACGGCGAGTACTACTACACCGGGTGA
- the engB gene encoding GTP-binding protein EngB, with translation MFETRPDRSMEVVLVGRSNVGKSTLMRQLTGHTFDTGRNPGVTRRPNHYDWASEDFVITDLPGFGFMSGVPEETREQIKTDVVRYLEAHAEKILVGVLVLDGKAAVDIIDRHLEREELPHDVEFFSLLEELGIQPVVAVNKIDKVEDRDQRLDEIADRLGMMPPWTQWQDIIAPISAKQGRIQALQDAVNAQFEAAKQEELKQFFS, from the coding sequence ATGTTCGAGACGCGACCGGACCGCTCGATGGAGGTGGTACTCGTGGGCCGGTCCAACGTGGGGAAATCGACACTCATGCGGCAGCTGACCGGCCACACCTTCGACACCGGCCGCAACCCGGGGGTCACCCGCCGCCCCAACCACTACGACTGGGCGAGCGAGGACTTCGTCATCACCGACCTGCCGGGTTTTGGCTTCATGTCGGGCGTGCCCGAGGAGACCCGCGAGCAGATCAAAACCGACGTGGTCCGGTACCTGGAGGCCCACGCCGAGAAGATCCTCGTGGGCGTACTCGTCCTCGACGGGAAGGCCGCCGTGGACATCATCGACCGCCACCTGGAACGAGAGGAACTCCCACACGACGTAGAGTTTTTCTCCCTGCTCGAGGAACTCGGCATCCAGCCGGTCGTGGCGGTGAACAAGATCGACAAGGTCGAGGATCGGGACCAGCGGCTGGACGAGATCGCCGACCGGCTTGGGATGATGCCCCCCTGGACCCAGTGGCAGGACATCATCGCCCCGATCTCGGCAAAACAGGGCCGGATTCAGGCCCTCCAGGACGCCGTGAACGCACAGTTCGAGGCGGCAAAGCAGGAAGAGCTCAAACAGTTCTTCTCCTGA
- a CDS encoding NOG1 family protein, producing MIFEDLQTTPTASELLDTAFSRAARAGRAKHGVEAQQSMLQTASNVLSDNLEYVVRDWPDFETLDPFYYELADALVGVDDLRQHLSEVSWAGHKTHELGREYIGRLPKGDADAAKKIRQQAFARMGSVMNEVAADLEAIGEARNTLSKLPDIDPEIPTIAVAGYPNVGKTAFVNSVTRAHNETAAYPFTTTGINVGHVERDHLTYQIVDTPGLLDRPASERNEIESQATSALAHVADLVLYFYDPSETCGYPLEDQQALQAEIEATVDAPMIVVCSKADLSEEIEADHYLTIPSETAGEIVGETPTEVLEAAIERLDVDIELPFER from the coding sequence ATGATTTTCGAGGACCTCCAGACCACGCCCACCGCCTCGGAGCTCCTCGACACGGCGTTCTCGCGGGCGGCCCGGGCCGGCCGGGCCAAACACGGCGTCGAGGCCCAGCAGTCGATGTTGCAGACGGCTTCGAACGTCCTCAGCGACAACCTCGAGTACGTCGTCCGGGACTGGCCGGACTTCGAGACCCTCGATCCCTTCTACTACGAGCTCGCCGACGCGCTCGTGGGTGTCGATGATCTCCGCCAGCATCTCTCCGAGGTCTCCTGGGCCGGGCACAAGACACACGAACTCGGCCGGGAATACATCGGTCGACTCCCCAAAGGCGACGCCGACGCCGCGAAGAAGATCCGTCAGCAGGCCTTTGCCCGAATGGGCTCGGTCATGAACGAGGTTGCGGCGGACCTGGAAGCCATCGGCGAGGCCCGGAACACACTTTCGAAACTCCCCGACATCGACCCCGAGATCCCGACCATCGCGGTCGCGGGCTATCCCAACGTCGGGAAGACGGCCTTCGTCAACAGCGTGACCCGCGCTCACAACGAGACGGCCGCCTACCCCTTTACCACCACGGGGATCAACGTCGGCCACGTCGAGCGGGACCACCTGACCTACCAGATCGTCGATACGCCGGGACTCCTGGACCGGCCGGCAAGCGAGCGAAACGAGATCGAGTCCCAGGCCACGAGCGCGCTCGCCCACGTCGCCGATCTGGTGCTTTACTTCTACGATCCGAGCGAGACCTGTGGGTATCCCCTCGAAGATCAGCAGGCATTGCAGGCCGAAATCGAGGCGACCGTCGACGCGCCGATGATCGTGGTCTGTAGCAAGGCCGACCTCTCAGAAGAAATCGAGGCCGATCACTACCTGACGATCCCGAGTGAGACCGCGGGGGAGATCGTGGGCGAGACACCCACGGAAGTCCTCGAGGCCGCGATCGAACGACTCGACGTCGATATCGAGTTGCCCTTCGAGCGCTGA
- the hisE gene encoding phosphoribosyl-ATP diphosphatase has translation MSEAILEALFETIEDRKARLPEDSYTASLFTHKKGENAVLEKLGEETTELILAAKDEDKAEIAHESADLVYHLLVLLAMQDMEPEDLLAELETRRE, from the coding sequence ATGAGCGAAGCGATCCTCGAGGCCCTCTTCGAGACGATCGAGGACCGGAAAGCGCGTCTGCCCGAGGACTCCTACACGGCGTCGCTTTTCACCCACAAGAAAGGCGAGAACGCGGTGCTGGAGAAACTCGGCGAGGAGACCACCGAACTCATCCTGGCGGCCAAAGACGAGGACAAAGCGGAGATCGCCCACGAATCCGCCGATCTGGTCTATCATTTGCTCGTGTTGCTCGCCATGCAGGACATGGAACCCGAAGACCTGCTCGCGGAACTCGAAACCCGCCGAGAATAA
- a CDS encoding preprotein translocase subunit Sec61beta: MSSGQNSGGLMSSAGLVRYFDSEGSNAITMDPKTIVAFGALFGILVRILTIVSF, from the coding sequence ATGAGCAGCGGACAGAACTCCGGCGGCCTGATGTCCAGTGCCGGCCTGGTCCGGTACTTCGACTCGGAGGGTTCGAATGCGATCACGATGGACCCGAAGACCATCGTCGCCTTCGGCGCCCTCTTTGGTATTCTCGTCCGGATCCTGACTATCGTCTCGTTCTGA
- a CDS encoding co-chaperone YbbN, which produces MAEVTLIDFHADWCGPCKTQDPIIEELEADYADSVTFEFVDVDANPDMANEYQVRSIPTVVVTAGDEVIERFVGVTQREPIEEALQSAGA; this is translated from the coding sequence ATGGCCGAGGTAACCCTGATCGACTTTCACGCCGACTGGTGTGGGCCCTGCAAGACCCAGGACCCGATCATCGAGGAGCTCGAAGCGGACTACGCCGATTCGGTGACCTTCGAGTTCGTCGACGTCGATGCGAACCCCGACATGGCAAACGAGTATCAGGTCCGCTCGATCCCCACGGTGGTCGTCACGGCCGGCGACGAGGTAATCGAGCGCTTCGTCGGCGTGACCCAGCGCGAACCGATCGAGGAGGCCCTGCAGTCCGCCGGCGCGTAG
- the npdG gene encoding NADPH-dependent F420 reductase, whose product MQIALLGGTGDLGAGLTLRWGRDTDHDLLVGSRDPDQAREAASEYAARLDGTTSISGFENGAAAARADIVVLAVSPYHLGDLLSMVEDRLAETAIVVTPAVGMERGEDGMSYAPPPQGSVAALVRERTPDPNPVVGAFHTLPAGRLADLDATLDFDTLVFGDRADAVAQVREVAESIDGLGTLTAGGLGNAAAVESLTPLLLTLGAENDAHGLGLKIQ is encoded by the coding sequence ATGCAAATCGCGCTGCTCGGTGGGACTGGTGACCTCGGTGCGGGACTGACCCTCCGGTGGGGCCGGGATACGGACCACGACCTGCTCGTGGGGTCCCGGGACCCGGACCAGGCTCGCGAGGCCGCCAGCGAGTATGCGGCCCGACTCGATGGGACCACCTCGATTTCGGGCTTCGAGAACGGGGCGGCCGCCGCCCGGGCCGACATCGTCGTCCTGGCCGTCTCACCCTATCACCTCGGCGACCTCCTTTCGATGGTCGAAGACCGGCTGGCAGAGACGGCCATCGTGGTGACCCCAGCGGTCGGAATGGAACGCGGCGAGGACGGCATGAGCTACGCACCGCCACCTCAGGGAAGTGTCGCCGCACTCGTTCGAGAGCGGACGCCCGACCCGAACCCAGTCGTCGGGGCCTTTCACACGCTTCCGGCGGGTCGACTCGCCGACCTGGACGCCACTCTGGATTTCGACACGCTCGTCTTCGGGGATCGTGCGGACGCCGTCGCACAGGTCAGGGAGGTAGCCGAATCGATCGACGGACTGGGAACTCTCACAGCGGGTGGGCTCGGGAACGCCGCGGCGGTAGAGTCACTCACGCCGCTGTTGCTCACGCTGGGTGCGGAAAACGACGCCCACGGACTCGGGCTGAAAATTCAGTAA
- a CDS encoding TIGR00341 family protein: MRLVQIAVPTGKRGAVLETLDSLDIEYVVSEETGSRDKSAVVHFPLPASAVEDVLDELREIGIDDEAITVVVEAQTIVSRKFDALKERYEEENEEDSAKIARGEIVATVDGLAPNISTYVILSVISAIVATAGILLDSPAVVVGSMVIAPLIGPAMATSVGSVVADREIFVRGVTRQAIGFGVAIPAAALFALFAKSVNLVPPGIDLLAIEQVSGRLSPDFLSLAVALGAGVAGALSLSTGVSTALVGVMIAAALIPPTAVIGIGIAWAMPQAVLGASVLVLVNVLSINLAALLVLWYEGYQPEDWFQLSEARTATLKRIAVLAVAIAALSVFLGATTLATYQNATFEDQVQTEVEGTLAGIEDAELLEVEFKHRQTLLYRDVDGVVVSVGVRAGDSPPEGLAADLATRIETETGQSVPIEVRYLAIERAG; this comes from the coding sequence GTGCGCCTGGTCCAGATTGCGGTGCCGACGGGGAAACGAGGGGCGGTCCTCGAGACCCTCGACTCCCTCGACATCGAATACGTCGTCTCCGAGGAGACCGGCTCGCGGGACAAATCCGCCGTCGTCCACTTCCCGCTTCCGGCGTCGGCCGTCGAGGACGTGCTCGACGAACTGCGCGAGATAGGGATCGATGACGAGGCGATCACCGTCGTGGTCGAGGCCCAGACTATCGTCTCGCGGAAGTTCGACGCGTTGAAGGAGCGATACGAGGAGGAGAACGAAGAGGATTCGGCCAAGATCGCTCGCGGGGAAATCGTGGCCACGGTCGACGGGTTGGCCCCCAACATCTCGACGTACGTGATTCTGTCGGTCATCAGCGCCATCGTCGCCACCGCGGGGATCCTGCTCGACTCGCCGGCGGTGGTCGTCGGCTCGATGGTGATCGCCCCACTCATCGGTCCGGCGATGGCCACGAGCGTGGGTTCCGTGGTCGCCGACCGGGAGATATTCGTCCGCGGGGTGACCCGCCAGGCGATCGGGTTCGGCGTCGCCATCCCCGCGGCCGCGCTGTTTGCGCTCTTCGCGAAGTCGGTCAACCTCGTCCCGCCAGGGATCGATCTGCTGGCGATCGAGCAGGTCAGCGGCCGACTCTCGCCGGACTTCCTCTCACTCGCGGTCGCCCTGGGAGCAGGGGTGGCCGGGGCGTTGAGCCTCTCGACCGGCGTGTCGACGGCCCTGGTCGGTGTCATGATCGCCGCGGCCCTGATCCCCCCGACCGCGGTCATCGGGATCGGTATCGCCTGGGCGATGCCCCAGGCCGTCCTCGGGGCGTCGGTCCTGGTTCTGGTGAACGTCCTCTCGATCAACCTGGCTGCCCTTCTCGTGTTGTGGTACGAGGGGTACCAGCCGGAGGACTGGTTCCAGCTATCCGAAGCGCGGACGGCCACGCTCAAGCGGATCGCCGTCCTGGCCGTCGCGATCGCCGCCCTCTCGGTGTTCCTGGGCGCGACGACGCTCGCGACCTACCAGAACGCGACCTTCGAGGATCAGGTACAGACGGAAGTCGAGGGCACGCTCGCCGGAATCGAAGACGCGGAACTGCTCGAAGTCGAGTTCAAGCACCGACAGACGCTGCTCTACCGTGACGTCGACGGTGTCGTCGTCTCGGTCGGGGTCAGGGCAGGGGACTCCCCACCGGAAGGCCTTGCAGCGGACCTCGCTACCCGGATCGAAACGGAGACGGGCCAGTCGGTACCCATCGAAGTGCGATACCTGGCGATCGAACGGGCCGGGTGA
- a CDS encoding UPF0146 family protein yields MSRLPTGLLKLLDGHDRLVEVGIGFRTTVAAELVDRGVAVTAVDRVRRDVPAGVDFVLDDVTDPTWTGYGDVDAIYALRLPPELQRPAADLADTASIPLYFTTLGGDPVLIPTRMQDTETGPVYVHNASDRRDRTHN; encoded by the coding sequence GTGAGTCGATTGCCGACCGGTCTGCTGAAATTGCTCGACGGTCATGACCGGCTGGTCGAGGTGGGGATCGGTTTCCGAACCACGGTCGCGGCGGAACTCGTCGATCGCGGGGTCGCCGTGACCGCCGTCGACCGAGTTCGACGGGACGTGCCGGCGGGCGTGGACTTCGTCCTGGACGACGTGACCGACCCGACCTGGACGGGTTATGGCGACGTGGACGCGATCTACGCCCTGCGACTGCCCCCCGAACTCCAGCGACCGGCAGCCGATCTCGCCGACACCGCGTCGATCCCGCTCTATTTCACCACGCTCGGGGGCGATCCCGTTCTCATCCCGACTCGCATGCAGGACACCGAAACGGGACCGGTGTACGTCCACAACGCTTCGGACCGACGCGACCGGACCCACAACTGA
- a CDS encoding archaemetzincin family Zn-dependent metalloprotease, whose protein sequence is MRVDLVPIGEVPAPVKREASAVLRSVYDASVSIATDQDLPRDAYDSGRDQYRAEAFIDLAAEAAPGDRAVGLTTQDLYYRRRNYVFGLAYLDGRSCVVSTNRLGTSSDGGFSQRSPEAVFGDRVRKEVVHEVGHMLGLDHCDNNRCAMSFSPTVQEVDRKEETLCGTCQRELF, encoded by the coding sequence ATGCGCGTCGATCTGGTCCCGATCGGGGAGGTCCCCGCGCCGGTCAAGCGAGAGGCCTCCGCGGTTCTTCGCTCAGTCTACGATGCCTCCGTGTCTATCGCGACCGACCAGGACCTCCCCCGGGATGCTTACGACAGCGGGCGCGACCAGTACCGCGCCGAGGCGTTCATCGACCTGGCGGCCGAGGCCGCCCCCGGGGACCGGGCAGTCGGGCTGACGACCCAGGACCTCTACTACCGTCGGCGGAACTACGTCTTCGGCCTGGCCTATCTGGACGGCCGAAGCTGTGTGGTCTCGACGAACCGGCTCGGAACGTCCTCGGACGGCGGCTTCTCCCAGCGGTCGCCGGAGGCCGTGTTCGGTGACCGGGTCCGGAAGGAGGTCGTCCACGAGGTCGGACACATGCTCGGGCTCGATCACTGTGACAACAACCGCTGTGCGATGAGTTTCTCGCCGACGGTCCAGGAGGTCGACCGGAAGGAAGAGACCCTCTGTGGTACCTGTCAGCGCGAACTCTTCTGA
- a CDS encoding bifunctional nuclease family protein has protein sequence MDAYIDGVRVAGTAEGPVPVVLLGVEDRTDVLPIFIGFDEAVSIARGLDARDIGRPLTHDLTLDIIEELGGRVERVVVTGLEEGTYIADLHLNTPRADAVIDARPSDSLALAARTDAPIGIAESVFETGGRAPEEFDDLEDIREVTDI, from the coding sequence ATGGATGCGTATATCGACGGGGTGCGGGTCGCCGGAACGGCGGAGGGGCCGGTTCCGGTGGTACTGCTGGGGGTCGAAGACCGGACTGACGTTCTCCCCATCTTCATCGGCTTTGACGAGGCGGTCAGCATCGCCCGCGGCCTGGACGCCCGGGACATCGGCCGCCCGCTGACCCACGACCTCACGCTCGACATCATCGAGGAACTCGGCGGCCGGGTCGAGAGGGTGGTCGTCACCGGTCTGGAGGAGGGGACCTACATCGCCGATTTGCACCTGAACACGCCGCGTGCGGACGCCGTCATCGACGCCCGGCCGAGCGACTCGCTGGCCCTTGCGGCCCGAACCGACGCGCCCATCGGCATCGCGGAGTCGGTCTTCGAGACCGGCGGGCGGGCCCCCGAGGAGTTCGACGATCTGGAGGACATCCGGGAGGTCACGGACATATGA